GAAGCACATGAATCATCTCAATTTTTTTGCCCTTGGTCTTAAGCGACATTTTGTTTTACTGTCTGGAGTTCTACTGCTTCTCTCATTCGGAACAGGAGATCTTTCGGCTGACGAACAGCGATCTGCCTTACTCAAACAATTTGTCAAAGAGCTGGTGCCGATTACTCCGGGCAAAGGAATCTTCCCCCAATCATTTCAAATGGGCTCTACAAAGGGACTGCCAAACGAAACACCTGTCCACACAGTCACTTTCACTACTGATTTTTGGATTGGTAAGTATGAAGTGCCACAAAACCTTTATGAATCGGTCATGGGCAATAATCCCAGCCGCTGGAAAGGACCTCGCAACTCTGCTGAAGAGTTCGATTGGCGTACGGCCAATCAATTTTGCCAGAAATTAACCCAGCTATTGCGAAAAGAATCATTAATTAGACCCGATGAGGAAATTCGCCTGCCTACCGAAGCCGAATGGGAATACTGCTGCCGCGCGGGAACGACGACGGAATACAGTTTTGGCGATCAAGCACAAAAAACAGGCGATAAGGGTAAACTCGCTCGCATTCTTGATGAATATGCCTGGCATACAGGCAATGCAGCGGGCAATGATCCCCCGGTGGGGGCTCTGAAACCGAACCCGTGGGGACTGTATGATATGCACGGTTACCTTTGGGAATTCGTGGCAGATCCCTGGCACGATAACTATAAAAATGCACCCAAAGACGGTCAAGTTTGGGGGACTGGAACCCCAGAATCGCCGCGTGTGATCCGAGGCGGAGCGTGGACTGACCGATATGACTATCTCAGATCTGCATTTCGTAGAAAAGTAAGTCCAACAACTCATAGCCCAGCATTAGGTTTACGTTGTGTTAAAGCAAAAGTTAAAAAATCGGAAAACTAGGCTCTACGAATTGCAGGAGTGTAGCGCCGGTGATACTCTTTTATATAGTTTGGGCCACTTTCGACAGGAAATCAGAAGTTTTTTGCTCAAGTGAGATCCTGTTCGTGTTGAGTTACTTCATTCACCTCAAGTCGTTTCTGTTTTTAAAGTATGTAAATAAGGCGAGAAAGTTTGTCTCCCATGAGTTCAGAACAACCATCAACTGAAGAAATCAAGGCCAGCGAAGAAACACCAGATACGAATCCGTCGGCAGATCAGGGTCCGAGCGATAAGGATCAAATCGTTGAAGAAGCGAATGCGACCGAAGCTGCTGCCTCCACGCCGGTGACAGAACCGCAGCCTGAAACGACTCTTGAGCCTGCACAAACAGCAGAAGAAAACAACGACCCGGAACAAGCGACTGAGGCTGAAACATCAGAGAAAGAACCAGTCGCCAAAGAAGAACGTAAAGTTCAATTAAAACCTAAAGTCGACCCGGAACAGTTTAAAGCCGTTCCTTCACTTGGTTCTGGTGGTCCACCTCAGCAGCAAACAAAAGATGGCGAAAAGGGTGACGCAGAAGAGCTCAGTGAACAAGAACTTCAAGAAGCGGCTCTGTTACAGATTGCAGAAGCAGCAGAGCCCGTTGATATTCCCCCCGAAGTCGATGATATCGGC
The Gimesia aquarii DNA segment above includes these coding regions:
- a CDS encoding formylglycine-generating enzyme family protein — its product is MNHLNFFALGLKRHFVLLSGVLLLLSFGTGDLSADEQRSALLKQFVKELVPITPGKGIFPQSFQMGSTKGLPNETPVHTVTFTTDFWIGKYEVPQNLYESVMGNNPSRWKGPRNSAEEFDWRTANQFCQKLTQLLRKESLIRPDEEIRLPTEAEWEYCCRAGTTTEYSFGDQAQKTGDKGKLARILDEYAWHTGNAAGNDPPVGALKPNPWGLYDMHGYLWEFVADPWHDNYKNAPKDGQVWGTGTPESPRVIRGGAWTDRYDYLRSAFRRKVSPTTHSPALGLRCVKAKVKKSEN